Proteins from a single region of Diorhabda sublineata isolate icDioSubl1.1 chromosome 2, icDioSubl1.1, whole genome shotgun sequence:
- the LOC130440671 gene encoding uncharacterized protein LOC130440671, whose product MNMKLMYCTPSSSSATSPFLANNNPSSKQQGNSTTSSATKIVTNTRDYVPNGVPVSPLAASAGPDSSRPNPPVAPASSSSSLDIPPGDISASNTPGAPESSSVASPGVVIASSTSNAPGAPESSSVASPGVVIASSTSNAPGAPESSSVASPGVVIASSTSNAPGAPESSSVASPGVVIASSTSNAPGAPESSSVASPGAINASSTSNAPGAPESSSVASPGVVIASSTSNAPGAPESSSVASPGAINASSTSNAPAQSDLSQMTRKIIRGNIGGGVFANFEFDKRQAHRHHQQERHSRHEDHIARHHEEHRRHHKLKTYQ is encoded by the exons ATGAACatgaaattaat GTACT GTACTCCTTCATCTTCCTCAGCAACATCACCCTTTCTTGCTAATAATAATCCTTCTTCTAAACAACAAGGTAATTCAACAACTTCTTCAGCAACCAAAATCGTGACAAATACTCGAGATTATGTTCCTAATG GTGTTCCAGTATCTCCTTTAGCAGCATCAGCAGGTCCAGATAGCTCGAGGCCCAATCCTCcag TTGCTCCAgcatcttcttcttcatcattaGATATTCCACCTGGAGATATTTCTGCCTCTAATACCCCAG gTGCTCCAGAATCTTCTTCGGTGGCATCTCCTGGTGTAGTTATTGCTAGTTCTACTTCTAATGCACCAG gTGCTCCAGAATCTTCTTCGGTGGCATCTCCTGGTGTAGTTATTGCTAGTTCTACTTCTAATGCACCAG gTGCTCCAGAATCTTCTTCGGTGGCATCTCCTGGTGTAGTTATTGCTAGTTCTACTTCTAATGCACCAG gTGCTCCAGAATCTTCTTCGGTGGCATCTCCTGGTGTAGTTATTGCTAGTTCTACTTCTAATGCACCAG gTGCTCCAGAATCTTCTTCGGTAGCATCTCCTGGTGCAATTAATGCTAGTTCTACTTCTAATGCACCAG gTGCTCCAGAATCTTCTTCGGTGGCATCTCCTGGTGTAGTTATTGCTAGTTCTACTTCTAATGCACCAG gTGCTCCAGAATCTTCTTCGGTAGCATCTCCTGGTGCAATTAATGCTAGTTCTACTTCTAATGCACCAG CTCAATCGGATTTGTCTCAAATGACACGTAAAATAATTAGAGGAAATATAGGCGGTGGAG tatttgcaaattttgaatttgacaAAAGACAGG cTCATCGTCATCACCAACAAGAGCGTCATTCTCGTCATGAAGACCACATAGCACGTCATCATGAAGAACATCGACGTCATCACAAGCTAAAGACATACCAATAA